In Trachemys scripta elegans isolate TJP31775 chromosome 10, CAS_Tse_1.0, whole genome shotgun sequence, the sequence CTCGGCCCCGTTActcagaagtgctgagcccccACTGCTCCTATTGACTCCAAGTGCACCCGAACCAGGTGCTGCTTGTGGAAGTGTTGGCCTTACCCTGGCTCTGCTTGCCCCATGGGGGATCTGCTCAGCGAGGGCTCAGTGATCATTCTGCACCGTGCCGTGTGCTCCGGGAGCAGGCTCCCCTGGGGCTGATGGACCTGggtgttgctcttctcttgcaGTATGAAAAGATCCTGAAGCTAACGTCGGATGCCAAGTTTGGTGAGTGTTGTTCCTTTCCAGAGCCGTTGGGTGTCCGCAGCCTGGGCTCCTCTAGTGCTGTCCATGAGGCCATCACGGTGGATTTGGCTCTTTGCCTCACCCGCCTTCCAAGGAGCTTTGCTGGCTTTATTATTAGAACTGACATTCCTCTGTCTGTGCTTACGGCAGGGAGGCTGTGGCAAGCCGGTGGCTTTGGATGCTAGGCCAGGCTTTGTCTGACTCCTACCTCCCCTCCGGCCCATTCCACACCCCAGTGCCCTGGCCTGAGAACATTTTACCTGCAGTGTTTACGGGCGCCGGGCTCGGCTTTGTTAGCCGCATTGCCTGAAAAGCGTCGCTGGCTGGGGTCACGAGTGGAGAGGCACGTCCTGAAGCAGTGAAGGCCTGAAGAGTTAATGCCCAGCCATTGGAAACCAACCGCATGCTCTGCTCGTGAGCAAGCACAGGAGCCCTGCTAATCTCCCAGGGTCCTTGCCCCTGTTCTGTTTGGGGGAGATGCTGCTAATCGGTAGCCTGACGAGTTCCCCCTTCTCACCCCAAACACTGCCCTGGCTTTATATTTTTGGGTGGTTCTGGGCCTTGCGTCGGGTGGGGGTAACACCATTTCCCGAGTGTGTGGAAGTGCCCCAGGCCTGGTGGTTGTGGTGATCACAGTAGCAATCAAAACTTCCCAGGCGCTGCCCAAACAGCTGAACAGCCCCCATCCCTGTCCTGCAGAACTTGCTGTCTTACTGTGGcgatggggagggcaggggagaggtcCCAGGAACTCAGCCAGGTTAGCgtcacaaagagaaggttaaggggtgactcgaTGGGAGcctgtaagtacctacacggggaacaaatagctgataatgggctcttcaatctagcagacaaaggtctaacatgagccaatggctggaagttaaagctagacaaattcagactggaaataaggtgtttTAACAGCGTCATTAACCGATGGAACAACTGCCCAAGtgctctccatcactggcaatttctaAATCCagatctgctctggttcaaaCAGGCATTAATTCAGGGGCACCCAATGGGCTGTGTTACAtcatggtcccatctggcctcgATCGTCCCATCTGACCTGTGTAAGCTGTGAAAAGTCTGGTTTGGTTTTTATGAATGATCTAACCCCAGCTGAGTTGCCGTGCTGTGGCTTGGCCCTGTCTTACCGCCACTGGCCTGGTTATTGTGCGGTGTTAACCTTAGGCTTTGGCTGTACAAATGGTTACTTTCGGCAAGCCAGGGTGTAAATCTGCCATGTGCTAGGTTGCTAGGTGGCCAGGTGGACCCTGCTCCACACCCCGAGTTCTGCAGCGCGCCTGGAAGCTGCCCTGCTTGGAAACAGTAGGTGAAAGTGCCCTAGGGAGCTGTTAGTCCGCGGCAGCAGGGTCCTCACGGACAGTGCGCAGCTGACTAGGGCAGGGCAgctttacaccccagcttgccatgagCTACGTGTTCGCTTAGACAGGTCCTTGGCCATTATTAGTATTTGGATCCCTAGCATCAATTGATTCTAGTTAGACTTAACCCCTGCCTGTCCCAGCCTTGTTTAAACCCTAACCTGTTTTGACCCCTGTCGGTTGCATTGActtcccctccccaacacacacatagtCCCCTGCCCATCGCTACTTCTTACCCAGGTTGGTGACAATGAGCCCAGCTCTTTCTGCCTGTTTCCCTGCTGCCCCTCGTGGCCCAGTGCGAGGTGGCGTCTGTCCGTGCACCCTCTCTAGTCTCTTGCAGATGATGAACTGCAAAGGACAGGCCAAGTCAAGGGCTGTTGGATCCTATGTCAATTGTATGGGTCTGTCAAAGCTGCCTCCCTGCAGGGAAGAGCCCTGCTGCCATACAGAGTCCCAAaggtttctcctcctctctccagagTCCGGGGACGTGAAGGCCACTATTGCCGTGCTCAGCTTCATCCTCTCCAGTGCAGCCAAACACAGCGTAGACAGCGACTCTCTGTCCAGCGAGCTGCAACAACTGGGGCTGCCCAAAGGTAGGGGAAGTGCCAGGGGATGGGTCCCTCGGAGAGGGCTGTAGCACACTGGGGAGCCTTGGGGTCAGTAGCAGCAGCCTGACTGTCTTGTGCGATGTCAGCCAGAGGAGGGCGCTGGGGAGCGGAGCAGAGTCTGTCTACCTCATGCTGTAACCCTGGATAACTGTATCCTTCCACTCTTGCTCCAGCACTGTGTGGAGTTCAGTACGTTGGctctctgggggaggaggcgaTCACTGCTGGGTTGTGTGTCCCCCGCACTCTCCCATCAGCGAGAAGTTAGAACTCGCTGTGTCAACCAGCAGGAAAGACTTCAGAGCAGTAGCTGAGCCATCTTCTGACTGAAATGCTCTACGGTACCATCATCCCCCCCGTTATCCCATGTGTGCCCCAGTGTCAGCATCCTGCTAGAGTCCCCCTGCTAAACAGGCCAGCTCAGCAGTTTGCAGCCAGGGTCCCTTCTGAGCCTGTTGGAACCAGAGTCGTGTTGTGCAGAAACCGATCTGATGCTCTTTGGTGGGTGGTTTCTTGGTCTCCTTATTTTGTAGAACATGCCACAGGATTGTGCCGGTCCTACGAAGAGAAACAGAGCCCCCTGCAGGACAGCCTGAGGACACGCAGCCTGAGATGTAAGTGTTCCCCCTCTGGCTGTGCAAACCTGACACTGCTTCAGGCAGCGTATGGGAGATAGTCCTTCAGCAGGGGTACAGGCTGGcacccactgcccccacccctctagCTGTTCCCCTGTGTCCATGGATGGAAGTTCAATAGGACTTTCCCAGCCATTCTCCTCTGGGACTTCCTGGGAAGAACTTGCTCCTGAGGGCTGTGGGATAGGATCAGAGTTTGCTGAGGGCAGATGGGTTTTCAGCAGCAACCGAGGGGATGACCAggagctgggaccagaacccTGTTGTCTGATCCCCTTGGGCTGTGACCTTGTCAGCCCGATAGGTTAGGATCTGGTCAGGTTAGTTCACCTCCGGGAGAATCCAAATGCAGCAGGGAGTGGTGCAGGTGATGCACTAGGTGGTGCTCTGCCTTCTGTGTTATCTTGGCCATAAAGAGACACAGAGCTGAGGCGGTGCTAACCACTTGGACTCATGGGAATCTTCGCAACGAGGGGTGTTAGCTGCGTTATCCCAGCCACACCCCATCTCGGAGGGCTCCACTCCACTGACCTAAACTCCCTTGTTATTTCAACTGGAGACATTTCCTTCCTGTAATGTCTTACATTGTCGCTGTGGGCCAGTAAAGACAGTTGCTGTGTTGCAcacaccagaggtggctgcatgtcagggGTGGGTGGAGCTGcttaatgcttttgaaaaatgcttcCTAAATCCATATCGCCAGCTTGTGCATAGAGAGAGTGTTTTACACTGACAGTGCAAACCTGAGACTGGCTCTCCTCTGTCCTCAGTGAACCGTCTGGACTCTGTGTCCTGGAGGGTGGATCACACGCTCAGTTCCAGCGAGCTCCAGACAGTCAATGAGCCCCTTGTGCACCTGAAGTTCACCGTGCGAGACGGGGACCGAGGCGTGACGGAGCCCTTTGCTATGACTGTGTCGGCAGAGAAGTTCCGGGTCTTACTGACAGGTGAGTAGATGGCAGAAGGGCAACTTGGAATCGCTCGCCTCATCCCCGCCCTGCCAGCTGGTGCTTCCTCTCCTGTGTCCCTGCTGCTCTCCCTACTGGCCAGGGCAGAGATTGGCTGTCTCCATGTCGTATCATTTCTCTGTTCCTGCTCACAGCACAGAGGTTATTCTCTGCCCTGCTGTGACCAGTGAATTGGGAACTggctgcagcgccccctgctgagatCCAGGTCACTCTGCCCCCATTGGCTGTTTGCTTCTCCTCTTCCACTTTCAGAGCTGAGACAGGCCCACGCCATGATGAAAACTCTCAGCTGAGGAGCCGGGAGGACGGCAGCGAGCGTGGAAGGAGCCGGCTGATTGCTCTGCAGCTCGTCTGAGAGTCTGCTGGGTGCGGTTCCTCCTCTGGGGAAGCCCCTCGCCGCACACAGCCGCAGACACCGCCTGGGCAGAGGTTGGACTGGGCTCTCCTCCCTTCTCAGACCCCTGCAGCTGAAACTGACAATTGCTCTTCCCACTCTTCCTGGCTACTGCCTCCCTGTCCAGCTCTCTTGCTGTGGAGCCTCCTGCCCgcccctcctccatcctgccCACAAGCCCTTGTGCTTCCAGGAGCCCCACCCCGGGATCCGTCCCCAGAGCAATGGTGGATGGGAGCTTGGTGGCTTCTGCATCTGCTAATGAGATCTCCACCTTGAGACCAGCTTCAGCTCGGAGTTCCCATAACAAAGGCGTCCAAACCCATGGGCCGTGCCACCGTGTAACACACACGCCTCCGGAGAATACCCAGGCCTGCCGGCTGGAGGCTACTTTAACAGTGAAAGACCCTGaaatcccctgcccagccctttGGTGGTGGTTGTGTTCCTGAACAGCTGCAGGGAGCTGATCTGCCCTTTTGCTTCTGCCTGAATTGTCTCCTGTGACTACTCCAGGGCAGGCGCTTGGTCTCCTCTGGAGACTAGCACGCTGCAGCCCACCAAATGCTGCAGCTAGGCCAGCTCCACATCACCCATTGACTGAACTCCTGCAGCAATCCAGGATGCCTGTGGCTGGGTCGACTCTACCAGTCGTACATAAGGGGTTGGAAAGTTTCATCAGACGAAGCACGATGGAGCGTTCTCTAGTCCCTTCTTGCTCCCCCGCATCCCTCCCCTTAAAAGCACTTTGCCTCTGTTTTTTCCACTTCCTTTAAAGGACCCCCTTACCTAGGGGACAAATGCAGCTTTTCTGTCTTTCCTTCCCCCCATGCTCCTACCACCTTTTCCAGGGCAGCTCAGTGCATGGAATAAAGGATCAGCAGGAACGTGCATCTGTGAATCTCTCCATGCGTTTCCGGTTGGCCTTGGCACATGAAGCCAGTTATTTGTAATGTTTCCTATTTTGCCAGCGGGATCCAATAAAGCCACGAGGAGCATTTTTAATTTGCATTGCTGCCTCCCTTGGCACCCCTGCACCCTCATTTCTGACACCCTCAGACTGGGAGCAGAGATGTGTCTTTAAATAACTGGAGTAAATCTTTTGTATTTGAAAGGAGGGATTGATGCCATAGACAAAATTCATCATACGGGCAGGTGCTCTATAACCTattcccaccccctgcagctctgtCAATGTCTCTCCATCCCACATACACCCTTCCTGCTCCTTCAGTCGTGACCTCTGCAGAAACCAGAGCCAGGGTAGGCAAAGTCCGTAAACTATTCACTCACCCCAGCCTTGTCTTGTAACAACCCTGGTTAGTCTAGCCCTTGCCCCAGGCACAGCTCTGGTAACAGCCAGCGAGGGACCAGTTGGGTTTTGCTAACTTCATTTAAGCTGTGCTCAGTTTAGATTGTCCCCTGCCACTGGTGCCTATTGTGCTAACCCCCTTTCCCGGCTACAGCTCAGGGCTCTGGTTTACAGGAACTTCACAGCTTGGGGATGATGCAGTTGCTCTTTTAGAGCAAAGCCAGCATCGCCCGAAGGCGGTGAAGTGGGAAACCATTTTAACTGCAGACTCTGAAATAATTTGGTAAATTGCTGCTAAACAGCAAAAGCCCAGGGTAGCCCTGTATTTTTAAGAACAAGGCCGTGCTCCATTGATTTGAAAGACAATACAATTAAAATGGTACAAACAATagtttaataataatacctaactcttcTATCACACTTTCAGAAGTAAATCTCAACACGCTTTAAAAAGATGGTCAGTGTCATTATTCCTaatttacaggtggggaaactgaggcagtgggcgggaagtgacttgccccaggttagCCAGCAGTAGAGCTGGGACTGGAAACCAGTTCTGAATCCTAGTCCAGAGGTCTGTCACCTCAGCCACACTGCCTAGGTTACACAACAGGTAACTAACCAATGGAACTGCCTGCTGTAAGATATTGTGGCAAATGGCTTGGTAAGATTTACCTTAGTGTTTTACATGGATAAGAGTAGCTTGGATGGTAGAAGATAAAGTAAATGTTACACCAGCTACCACACATCAGTGTACTTCATTCTGTCGGTCTCTGAAACTACTGCTGGAGGCAAAATTAGatggtgctggggagggaagagagagggatCATCTCTATGAGTGAAGCTCGGGCATGTTGTGACATTGTGCCCAGCAAGTAGGTTATGAATAACTGCTCCGCAGGCAGGCTCTGGTAAATCTAACTGCGGGGCAGGGAGGTGACCCATCTGCACGGGGAAGCCGGCAACATTGCTGCTGAAGTGGTAGCTGCTTTAGGTGGGTGCAGGACAGTGGGATGCAGAGATGTCTGTGCAGCAGATGGTTGGGTGTGGGCACAGGacagtggggtgcaggggtgtcCGTGTGGTAGCTGCTTTGCGTGCAGGatggtggggtgcaggggtgtcTGTGTGGTAGCTGCTCTGGGTGGGCACAGGacagtggggtgcaggggtgtcTGTGTGGTAGCTGCTCTGGGTGAGTGCAGGACGGTGGGGTGTAGGAGTGTCCATGTAGTAGATGGTTGGGGGTGAGGGCCTATGAGGTGCTTTTCCCCAGCCAGCCATAGAAtacaaggcacagggaggaggagggggagaNNNNNNNNNNNNNNNNNNNNNNNNNNNNNNNNNNNNNNNNNNNNNNNNNNNNNNNNNNNNNNNNNNNNNNNNNNNNNNNNNNNNNNNNNNNNNNNNNNNNAGAGACTGCAATAGCCAACACTGTGACGGAGTAAGATTTTCTCCCTCTGCTGACATGGGTACTCGTGGTCTGTGTGTCACTTTTCACAGCCACAGCTTGTTCACTCACCTTGGCAGGAAAACCGGCTTCTGGGCCAGGTGTTCCCGAAGTTCGGGAGAGGTAGAATCAGAGTTGACGTACCGCTCTACGTAGTCTGACCAACGCTGAAATTGGGCACAGAACACAAGGGGTTAACCAACATCTGCCAAATCAAACAATTCAAACCCAACTCTGAAGGGGTTTGGTTGGAAGTGGATGAAAGAAAAGTAATCTTTGGAGACTCCATATATTTCACACAGGTCCCACTCACTCTCCCCCCATGGATGGACATACCTATACctatatcatagaactggaagggaccctgaaaggttatcaagtccagccccctgccttcactagcaggaccaagtactgattgttgccccagatccttaagtggccccctcaaggattgaactcacaaccctgggtttagcaggccaatgctcaaaccactgagctactccTCCCCCTATATGCACCTGCACTGTCTGGTT encodes:
- the COMMD4 gene encoding COMM domain-containing protein 4 isoform X1, yielding MSPALSACFPAAPRGPVRGGVCPCTLSSLLQMMNCKGQAKSRAVGSYVNCMGLSKLPPCREEPCCHTESQRFLLLSPESGDVKATIAVLSFILSSAAKHSVDSDSLSSELQQLGLPKEHATGLCRSYEEKQSPLQDSLRTRSLRLNRLDSVSWRVDHTLSSSELQTVNEPLVHLKFTVRDGDRGVTEPFAMTVSAEKFRVLLTELRQAHAMMKTLS
- the COMMD4 gene encoding COMM domain-containing protein 4 isoform X3; translated protein: MRFRFCGDLDCPDWVLAEISTLAKISSVKLKLICGQVLKDLQGEGIDYEKILKLTSDAKFEHATGLCRSYEEKQSPLQDSLRTRSLRLNRLDSVSWRVDHTLSSSELQTVNEPLVHLKFTVRDGDRGVTEPFAMTVSAEKFRVLLTELRQAHAMMKTLS
- the COMMD4 gene encoding COMM domain-containing protein 4 isoform X2 encodes the protein MRFRFCGDLDCPDWVLAEISTLAKISSVKLKLICGQVLKDLQGEGIDYEKILKLTSDAKFESGDVKATIAVLSFILSSAAKHSVDSDSLSSELQQLGLPKEHATGLCRSYEEKQSPLQDSLRTRSLRLNRLDSVSWRVDHTLSSSELQTVNEPLVHLKFTVRDGDRGVTEPFAMTVSAEKFRVLLTELRQAHAMMKTLS